The nucleotide window GCCGTTTTCTGGCCCGGTGCTGACGGCAGATTCAGTACATCCAAGGTGGCCTTGGCCGAGGTGGTGAAACTTTCTCTAAGGCAAATGCGGCCACCGTTCAATAAGATATCCGGCTTGATGGCGCGTCGATACCCCATGCCCTGGGCATTGATCGGACTGGGCATTTCCTTATGCGCCGGATAGGGATCGATGGAATGGGGAGGGATTCCCGGGGGAGAGGCGTCGGCATGGGTGGCGGCAACGGTCAAGACATTCATCGCCTCCGCAGGCGAGAGCAGGCGACGGTTGCGGGCATCGGCGGCGACGCCTGTCAGAACGGAGCGAGTGTGTTCCGAGGGCGCCATGTTCCGGAATGCCCCCGGGGATGCGTTCAACACAATCGGGTGGTCATGGTTCCCGGCGCTGACCAGGAACAGAACCTTGTATTTCCAGGCAAGCCAATCCAGCAGGCGGGCCAGTGGGCTCAACATCCGGTCGAAGGGGCGGTCCCTGATACCGATGGAGAGGTTGATCAAACAGATCTTCCGGGTAGAGTCGGTTGGGGCGCCTTTTTCGAAGATGTCTCGAACCGATTGCTGTATCAGATCGATAAGGGAAACTCGCTCCGGGCTGCTCTCCGGGCGACGGCCACCCGTTGGATTGAAGCGGGGCTTCAAGATCGGGCGCACATACAGGGGATGGCGCAATGGGGCATCGTTGGATCCCAAATCGCCCCACAGGATCAGAGAGGCCATCGCGGTGCCGTGCCGCCTTTCGGAGGCTTGGTAATCGGCCTCGAAATCGTCCGGGTCGTCGATGATCAGTCTGCCGGAAAGACGCTCATGGTTGGCCAGTGGCAATCCATCCAGCAGTGCGGCGATGGGAGGCAGGTTTGGGAAGGGTGGTTCTTCCTGAACAGGGGAATCGGGTTGTGTTTCACCAAAATCAAGAATTCCCATCATTTGCCCGGAAGCCCGGATAAATTGAATCTGTTCACACTGTAACAGTTGCACCTCTTCGATAGTATCGATGATGTGCGCTACGGCGTGGATGGGAATCTCGATCAACAGGGCATGATAGCCAATCTCGGGGATAAGGCTGCGCTGCAAAATCCGGCCATGGAGCGGGGTGAGCAGATCGGTGACTCGCTGCTCGGCGGATGAGCGATCGAAGGGCGACTTTCGAGGCCAGAGCTCCACTTCACAGAAAACGGATTCCGCACCCTGGTGCAATCGCTCCTTCCAGTCCGCCAGAACTCCGGTTTCCAGAAGTCGATCCTGAATGCCCCAGGGACGAATGGTGTGCAAATGGCTAAAGAGTGCACTGATGCTTGTGTAACCCCATTCCATAGTCTCCCCATTAAGCCATCTGTTCCAAAGGGAGAGTAGTTCCTGCCAAGCGCGCTGATTTGCGAGTAGGAGAAATACCCTTCCGCGCAAGGTGCTTTCGGTACGCTCATTATGCGTGTTTGTGTTGAAAAAATCGTCGTCCGGGGGGATATCCTCTTTCTCAAACTCCCCCATCCATTCCAGCCCTTCGATTTTTTTCAATGCATCCAGGAAGTACTCGATCGATCCGATCGTTTCCAGCACCAGCACCTCTTCCGGAACGATTCCGGTGACATCGGTGGCAAGGCTGGCCCGCTTATTCAGAAAGGTGTTGTGGAGCGCTTCGAATTGTGGGGAGAGTCGTTCGGCTTGGCGTTGCGCAGAGAGGCCGGGTTTGCCGGATAAATTTAATTTTCGTTTGTTTCGCTCTTTCGGAACGCCAGGCGAAGGCAATATCAACAGCGGACGTTCAGCCATCGGGCTCCTCGGGAACGGACGTTGCGGGTGGATCCGGCGTGAAACGCTTCTGCCATTGCAGGAGGCGTTCGGCGACGATCCGTTTCAAATCCCCGTTGGGGATGGAGAGGATATAGCGTCTTTGGACGTCCAGTCCGAACTGCTCCATCTCCGAAAAACTCAACCCTAGCAATTTTCGGGCGAGAGTGCCAGAGGTAAAACCCAATTTTTGATCAAAGCGCTGCTCGAAACGCTTGAACCACTCCTCCGCTTGTGCCCTGGTGGGGTTATCAAGACGTAAACGAATCTGAAAGCGCCGCCAAACCGCCCGATCCAAAAGTTCCGGATGGTTTGTCGCGGTGACGACAACCACGTAACTGGGTAGCGCATCGACTTGAAGCAACAACGAACTGACCACCCGTTTTATTTCCCCGGTTTCATGAAGATCGCCCCGTTCTTTGCCAAGAACATCGAACTCATCCAGAAAAAGGACACAGCGTTGTGTACGCACATAGTCGAAGAGTTTGGCCAGACGGGTCGATGTTTCGCCCAGAAAGCTGGTGATGACGGTATCGTAACGGACGACCAGAAGGGGAACGGCCAGTTCAAAGGCCAGCGCCTCCGCCAGGGAGGTTTTGCCGTTGCCGGGAGGACCGGCCAGTAAGACGCGATGGCGCGGTTCCACATTGTGAGAGCGCAACAGATCGGCCCGTTGCTGTTCCTCCACCAGTTCCCGACAGGCGTTGCGCGCGGTTTCCGGGAGAATCAAATCGTCCAGACCACGGTTGGCGGTCACTTCCAGTAAATAATCGCTTCCGGCAGCGTTGCGCTGCGGCAATTGACCGGCGAGACGAGGGGTGCCGTTGTTGCCGTTGGTCAGATAAACCGACAGGCGGTCGGCAAAGACATGATGTTGCTTGGCCCGCTCTTCGCTGATGATGGCTTCCAATACCTTGCGAAACAGCGTGTGGTCACTTCGTGACCCGGAACGTACCAGTTCCAGGAGTAAATCCGAACGTGCCATGTGGTGACTCCGACTTGCCTGGATCGTTGATCTCTACTATACCGCGTCTACTTTGGAACGCTTAATTTTTCTGTATCTGTTCAGGTATACGGGGGTTTGGGGGGGATTATCCCCCCCAACGGGTCCAGGGCAGCGCCCTGGGACTCTTCTGTTTGCTGTTGACTTCCGACCCCATGGGGTCCAGGGGGCACCCCTGGGACTTTTCCTTTCGCCGTTGACTTGGTCATATCGCGCTGCGCGGGATCCTGAATAGTTACAGAAAAATGACGCATTCCAAAATGGACGCGGTATAGAGCGTTTCACAACAATTGCTTCTTGAAAAGCCCAGCTTGACAAAATATAGCAATATCTTGTTCGTAATCCAAGCGGTTACCGCAATCCAATGAAGATAGTTGTGTGAAGGAAAGAGCGGATAGGTTGTTGAGGGCAGTCCGTCATGATTTATTACCGGCGGTCGGCAGCCTCGCCTGCCGCAGCAGTTCCCGGGCGTTCTCCCGCGCCTGGGGGGTGATGCGGTCGGCGGCCAGCATGCGGGCCAGCTCTTCCACCCGCTCCTCGTCGTTCAACACCTGCACCCTGGCCACGGTGCGTTCCCCCTGCAGACCCTTTTCCACCTTGAGGTGACGGTCGGCCCAGGCGGCCACCTGGGGGGCGTGGGTCACCGCCAGGACCTGGCGGCCACCGGCGGCCAGACGCGCCATCTTCAGCCCGATGGCGGCGGCGGTGCGGCCTCCCACACCCACGTCGGCTTCGTCGAAAACCATGGTCGAAACCGACATGGCCGAGGCCAGAATCTGCTTCAGCGCCAACATCAGTCGCGCCAGCTCGCCTCCCGAAGCCACCTGTTTCAGGGGACGCGGCGGCTCCCCCGGATTGGTGCTGACCATCAGGGCGAAGCCCTCCAGCCCGTAAGCCCTGGGCTCGCCGTCCCCCGCCGGATGGGTCGCGGCCAGGCGGGTCGAGGCCATGTGCAGTTCCGCCAGCTCCTTCTCCACCTCCCGGATCAATCGGCTGGCCGCCTCCCTCCGGGCGCTCTTCAGCCTTTCCGCCACCTCGCGCCACTGTCCCAGCGCCGCCTCCCGGCGTCGCGCCACCCCCTCCAGATCGGCGTCCAGATGCTCCAGTCCGTCCAGCTCCTCCTGCCAGGTGTGGCGCAAGACCGGCAGTTGGTCCGCTTCGCACTGGTGTTTGCGCATCAGGTGGCGAATGCGGTGAATGCGCTCCTCCAGATTCTCCAGTTCCGCCGGATCCAGCTCCAAGGCGTCGCGATAGTGGCCCAATCGCGCCCCCGCCTCCTCCAGATCGTAGGAGAGGGATTGCAGCGTGGCCACCAGCGGCTCCAGGCTCTCGTCGAGACGGGCCATCTCCTCCACATGGGGCAGCGCCCTGGAAAGCAGTCCGGAGGCCGAGGGATTGCCCTCCGTCAGCCGGGCCAAAGCCTCCTCCAGGGAGGTCAACAGCTTGCCGCCGTGGGCCAGACGCTGCCGTTTGCCCTCCAGTTCCGCCAGTTCGCCGACCACCACCCCCGCGCGATTCAGCTCCTCCACCTGGAATTCCAGAAATTCGCGACGCTCCCTGGCCTGGGCGGCGCGTTGTTTCAACCGTTCACCCTCCGCCGAAACGGTCTGCCAGGCCTCGAAGGCCCTGGCCACTGCGGCGGCCTGATCCCGCAAACCGCCGAAAGCGTCCAGAATGGCCAGATGGCTGGCCGGATTGAGCAGGGTCTGCTGCTCCTGCTGGCCGTGAATCTCCACCAGCAGGGCGCCCAACTCCGCCAGCGCCCCCTGGGAGACCGGGGTTTCGTTGATGAAGGCCCGGTTGGGGCCGTTGGCCGACAACACCCGGCGGATCAGCAGCAGATCGTCGGTTGAATCGAGTTCCCGCTCTTTGAGCCAGGCCCGGGCCGGATGGTCGGGAGCGGGGCGGAACTCCCCGGTGACCCGTGCCTTTTCGGCCCCGCTGGCCAGCAGCGACGTTTCCGCCCGCGCCCCCAGCACCAGACCCAGGGCATCCAGCAGAATCGATTTGCCCGCGCCGGTCTCCCCGGTCAACAGGTTCAATCCGGCGTGAAAGCCGATCTCCTGATGCCGGATCAGGGCGATCTCCTCGATGGTCAGGCGCAACAGCACGTCAGGATCTCCCGTAATCGGTGCGGTTCAGGGGTTCGGGTTGGCGTCCCACCCGTTCACCCCAACGCAGCTTGTCGCGCAACACCGCGTAATAGTTGCGTTGCGGCGGATGGATCACCTTCAAGCGATGGGGCGAGCGACGGATTTCCACCATATCCCCCGGCTCCAGGGGAAAACCGCTCTGTCCGTCCAGGGTCAACAGCCGGTCGAGACCGTCCTCCACCACGCCGATGGTCACCGTGCCCTGGCCCGGCACCACGATGGGGCGATTGCTCAGGGCGTGGGGGCAGATGGGCACCAGCAGAATCGCCTCCAGCGCCGGATGCACGATGGGGCCTCCCGCCGACAGGGCGTAAGCCGTGGAACCGCTGGGGGTGGAGACGATCAACCCGTCGGCGCGGCTGGAAAAGACGAACTGGTTGTCGATGGAGACCTCGAAGTCGATCATGCGGGCCAGCCGCCCCTTGTGGATCACCGCGTCGTTGAGTACATGGCAGGTCAACGGGGTGTCGTTCTCACGGCGCACCATGACCTCCAGCTGCATGCGCTCTTCCAGATGGCCCCGTCCGTGCAGGACATGCTCGATGGCGACGAGCATCTCCTCGTAGGGCACCTCGGTGAGAAAGCCCAGGCGGCCCATGTTGATGCCCAGCAGCGGGGTGTCCCGATCCCCCACGGAACGGGAGGCGGCGATGAAGGTGCCGTCGCCGCCCAGCACCACCACCAGATCCTGTCCTTCGGGCAGCAGATCCTGGGGGGTGAGGCAACAGGGGGGCAACTGCTGATATTCCGGAGGGATACCCTCTTCGGCGACGCTGACTTCGCAACCCCGCCGGTTCAGCCAGCGCACCAACAGCGCCGTGGCTTCCAGGGCGCGGGGTTCGGAATGTTTGTGAATGATGCCGATGCGATGCATGAGCGTCTCTTCCCTTAGGGAGGATGATCGTCTTACACTCCCCGTTTCGGATTGCGCCCGGCCGGTGCCGGACGCCGCGAAAACCAAACGGGAATGGACGACTAACGATGCCGGATGAATTCGCCCCCGAGGGGGAGCTGGTGGATGTCCAATCGCGGGAAGATGATCGGCGATTGGCCATCGACAAGGTGGGGGTCAAGGATATCCAATATCCCATCGTGGTGAAAGACCGCCGCGAAGGGAGTCAGCATACCATTGCCTCCGTCGACATGTTCGTGCGACTGCCCCACCATTTCAAGGGAACGCACATGTCGCGCTTTCTGGAAGTGCTGGCGGAATACGATCACGCCTTTTCGGTGGAGAGCCTGCCGGATCTCCTGGGCAAGATCCGCGAGCGTCTCGACTCCCGCGCCGCCCATGTGGAGCTGCGTTTCCCCTATTTCATGCGCAAGTTCGCCCCCGTCACCGGGGCTTCGGCGCTGATGGACTATCGGGTGCGTTTTCTGGGGGATCTGGACGGTTCCGACTACCGTCTGACCCTGGAGGTGACGGTTCCGGTGACCACCCTCTGTCCCTGCTCCAAGGAGATTGCCGATTTCGGGGCTCACAATCAACGCTCCCAGGTGAAGGTGGCGGTGCGCTTCACGGGATTCGTCTGGGTGGAGGAGCTGATCGAGCTGGTGGAACGCAACGCCTCCTGCGAACTGTACCCCATTCTGAAGCGTCCCGACGAGAAGCTGGTCACCGAGAAGGCCTATCTCAACCCGCGCTTCGTGGAGGACATGGTGCGCACCGTGGCCGCCGAGCTGGATGCCGATCCGCGCATCGCCTCCTTTACGGTGGAGGCGGAGAATTTCGAATCGATTCACAACCATTCAGCCTATGCGTTCATTGCCAGGGAGTAGGCCTTCATGAATACGGCGCGCCTTGCGGGATTGTGGGGGGAAGCGGTCGAGGAGACGGGTCGGGAGCTGTTGGGCGGGGTCTTGGAAGTGGTTCCCCTGGAAGGGACGCCGGTGGCGGACTGGTGCGCGGTGGCGGGCTTTTCCGGGGCGTTTCAGGGGCACTGCCGTCTGGCGGGATCGGTGCGCAGCGGACGACGGCTGGCCATGTATCTCTCCAAACGCCAGCCGGTGGAGGTGGCCCGGCCCTATCCGGAGATCCTGATGGCGCTGATGCAGCATCTGGCGGGGGACTTCTGCCGGGTGTCGCAACCGGTGCTGGGCAAGGTGGAGTGGACCGGAACCACGGTGATCCGGGGCAACGATCAGCGGGTGACGGTGGCCCCCGGCTATGACGCCGGGCGGCTGGGGTTGAAGTGGGAAGGGTACGACTGGATGTTGGAATGGTGTTTCCACGCCGAAAAAGGGGGATCGCCCGGTGCATGAGACCTTTGCGGAACTGCTGAAGACCGCGCTGTTGGAGGCGGGGGAACAACTGCTCACTTCGGGGACGCTGGAGCCTTCCCGTTGCGAATGGCGTCCTTCGGGACACACCGCCGAATGGGTGGCCCTGGTGGGTTTCACCGGGTCGTTGCGGGCCACCTTGCGTTTTTCGGGCAGCGTGTCCGCCGCGGAGACCCTGGCGATGAACTTTCCGGTCACGGTGGGGGAGGACCGGCTGGAATCCCTGGAGCCCATGGGCGCGGTGGAGCTGCTGGCGGAGACCATGGGCCGGCTGCTGTGTCACGCCTTTTCGGAGAAGTTCGGCACGGTGCATGTGGTGCCGGTGACGGTGGTGACGGGCCATCTGCGTCCGGGCACGCCGGCTTCGGAACTGGCCTATCTGACGCAACGCTGCCGGGTGGAGGATGCGGAGCTTTTCATCGAGCTGGGCTTCGCGGAGAACCTGTCGCTGGAGGAGGAGGGGGTTCCCGGCGAAGCGGCCCGACGGGTGCGGCAGGATCTGCACCTGGCCCGACTGGTTCAGGAGGAGGTCAACCGGCTGATTCCGCAGTATCTGGCGGAGATGGTGCCCCGGATGCTGCCGGACCACCTGCGCCGCCTTCGCGCCCTGCCGCGCGACCCGGAGGAGAAGGCCCTGCGTTTGGCTTTCGCCCCGGCGATTCAGCGCCTGGCCCGCGAAAGCGCCCGCGAAATGGTGCATCGCCACTTGCCCCGCGTCGCCGAGGCCATCCTCAAGGAGGAGATTCAGAAGCTGCGGAGTCATTGATCGTCTGCCGGGACAGGCTGATTCGCGGGGCGTTCAGGATTCTCGGAAGGGGTTGAGAAGGGTGATGCCCTCGACCTCGCGGCCATGGCTCAGATCTTCGGAATAGAGTTCCCGGCAACCGGAGGCACGCGCGGCGGCGATGATGGCGCTGTCCCAATAGGAAAAACCGTGACGCGCCTTGATCTCCAGGGCGCCTTGCAGGACCGCGACGCTGTTTTCCTGAATATGAAAACGCAACCAGGTGCGGATCAAACCTGAAGCGATCTCATGGGAGAGCGCATCGATTCGTGTGGAACGGGTGGCCTGGACGTAAAACTCCTGCAACACCTGCACCGAGAGGACACTGTCGTCCCGATCCAGCATCTCGATAGCAATCCGGCGCTTCCTGCTTTCATTCTCCATGCGACTGATGGAATAAAGCAGAATATTCGTGTCAAGAAAGCGCATGACGATCATGCGCCTCCTCGCGGCTCAAACGGTCCGAGGCGGAAAAGGCGGTAATCTGTTCCCGAAGTGCCCGTTCTTCCTGTTTCAGCCGCTCGAATTCGCCTTCGCCGCTGGCCAGTTGCAGCAGAAACCGTTTGACCAGAGCCGACACGGAGGTATCCAACGCTGCCGCTTTCAGGCGAGCCTGCCGATAGACCTCATCGTCGAGTGAAACGGTGATGTTTTTCATAATCCCACGGTAAGCGGAGAGGTTGCTGAAAGTCAAGCAGACTCGGCTCAAACCGAATCCCTCTTTGCCCAACGCCCGCTCCCCTTGCTACAATAGCCTCTTTTAACAACGATTCCGAGGTGGATACGGGTAAGTCGCGATGACCTTCTTGAAAACCCGCTGGCCCGAACTGAGTCTGGTGGCCCTGATCTGGCTGTTGTATGGCCGTACCGTCGGTTACGGCTTCATCAACTTCGACGACACCAACCACATCGTGGATTCCTGGCGATTGCAGCAGGGGCTCTCCCTCGATTCGCTGTGGTGGGCCCTCACCAACCGCGATCACGCTCTCTGGTCCCCCACCACCTGGATCTCCTTCATTCTGGAGGTGGAGTTCCTCGGGGGGCATCCCCAGGTTTCCCACGCCATCAACATCCTGCTGCACAGCGTCAATGCCCTGCTATGTCTGGGGGTGGCGCAGCGACTGACCGGATCCCGTCCGCTGGCCTGGCTGGTGGCGACGGCCTTCGCCGTGCATCCCATGCACGTCGAGGCGGTGGTCTGGGTCATCGAGCGCAAGGAGATGCTGGCCGGGCTCTTCGGTTTTCTGGCCCTGCGCGCCTGGCTGATCGAGCTGGACCGGGCCGGGGAGGGCAACCCCCTCAACTGGCAACCCGCCTTCGGCTGGCTCTTCCTCTCCCTGGCCTCCAAACCCATGTGGATCACCCTGCCGTTCCTGCTGCTGCTGCTCGACTTCTGGCCCCTGCAACGTCTGCAACGTCCGCTGTGGATGGCCCGCTTGCGGGAAAAAGCGCCGCTCTTCCTGTTGAGCGGGATCTTTCTGGTCGTGGGGGTCTGGGCTGCGGAACGCAGCTATGCCGTCATCCCCCTGCGCTACAACCTCGCCAATGCCGCCATCGCCTACTGGGTGCAGTTGCGCCGCACCCTGCTGCCGGTCGATCTCTCCATCTTCTATCCCCATCCCGAATCCCAGGTCTCCTTGCTGCTGGCCTTCGTCGCCGCTCTGGCCCTGCTGGGGCTGACCGTGCTGCTCTGGCGCGGAGCCAGCGCCCGCCCCTGGTTGCTGGTGGGCTGGCTCTGGTTCGCCGGGGCGCTCTTTCCCGTCAGCGGGGTGGTCCAGGTCAGCTTCAAGGCCATGGCCGACCGCTTCACCTATCTGCCCCACGTCGGCCTCTTCCTCGGCCTCGCCGTGGCGGGATACCGCTTCCGGGAGCCGCTGCGCCGCGTGTTGCTGGTCCTTTCCCTGATCCTGCTGGCCTTCTGGAGCGTGATGACCTGGCATCAGGCGGGTTACTGGCGCAACTCCGTCACCCTCTGGTCCCAGGCGGTGGAAAACACCTCACCCCACTTCTATTCCCACCACATGCTGGGTCTGGGGCACCTCTTCGCCGGGAGTTATCCCCAGGCCCTGCAGGAGTTCCAGAACGGTTACGCCCTGCTGAACCACATGATCCTGCCCTTTGTGAACGCCCGCATCGGTCAGGCCTATTTCATGATGGGGGACTACCGTAACGCCCTCTATTCCTACAATACCGCCAACGGCGCCCATCCCGACAACCCGGTGATCCTGCTGAGTTTTGTCGTGGAGGCCATGGGCCTGCAGCGCTTCGAGGAGGCGCGCAAGGGGTTGGAGGAGATCCTGCGCCGCCTGGGTCGGGATCCGCCCATTTCGTTGCGGGAGCAGCAGCGTCTGGCGGCGGAGACCTCGTTTCAGCTGGGGGTGCTGGCCTTGCGGCAGGGCAGGCTGACGGAGGTGGATGCGGCCATCCGGCGGGCCTGGAAGACCTTGCCGGAGAAGCGACCGGGATGGTGCCAATTCCTGCGGGCCATCTCCCAGGCCCCGCTGCCCGAGGGGGGCCCGGGCGTGCTGGAACCGCTGTTGAAGGAGTGCGAACAGGTGGTCGCCGGGGCCGATACCGCCCCGAACGCCACGCGATGAACCCTCGCCGGGCGCTTGGGGTTGCCGCGCTTGTCCTGCTGCCGCTGCTGCTCTACGGTCGCAGTTGGGGCTACGGCTACATCAACTTCGACGATACCCTCCATCTGCAACACGCCGCGCCCCTGCACCAGGGGTTGAGCCCGGAAAGCCTCGTCTGGGCCCTGACCAACCGGGAACACGCCATCTGGACCCCCGTGACCTGGCTCTCCTTCCTCCTGGAGTGGTCTGTTTCCGGGGGGGATCCCGGCGTTTCCCACGCCATCAACCTGGTGCTGCATCTGGCCAACAGCCTGCTGGTTTTCGGCGTGATGCAGCGGTTGCTCCCCGGTTTTTGGGCTGCGGCCTGGGTGGCGATGGCCTTTGCGGTGCATCCGCTGCACGTCGAGGCGGTGGTCTGGGTCATCGAACGCAAGGAGATGCTGGCGGCGCTGTTCGGCCTGCTGGCTCTGCGCTCCTGGTTGATCGCCGTGGAACGGGCCGGGGCGATGCCGCCGCGTCAAGGCCTGCCGTCTCTCTGGCTGGCCCTCTCCCTGGCGGCCAAACCCATGTGGATCACCCTGCCGTTCATTCTGATCCTGCTCGACTTCTGGCCGTTGCAGCGCCTCGACCGCCGTAGCGTGATCAGCCGCGTGTGGGAGAAGCGGGCCCTCTTCTCCCTGTCGCTCCTCTCCCTGGTGGTGGGCGGTTGGGCTGCCCAGGGCAGCTACTCCTCGATTCCGACGCTCTACAATCTGGCCAACGCGGCCCAATCCTACTGGATCTATCTGGGCAAGAGCCTCTTTCCCCCGCAACTCGCCATCTTCTATCCCCACGGGGAGGAGGGGGTTTCGCTGGCGCTTGGAGTCATGGCGGCCCTGGCGCTGTTGCTGCTGATGCTGGCTTTGTGGCGTCAGGCGCGGCAGTGGCCCGGCGCCTTGACGGGCTTCTACTGGTTCGTCGGGGCCCTGTTGCCGGTGAGCGGGGTGGTGCAGGTCAGCTTCAAGGCCATGGCCGATCGCTTCACCTACATGCCTCACCTCGGGCTTTTCCTGGCGATGGCCTTTGTCGGCGGGCGCAGTCGGCTCGCCGCGTTTGCCGGGGTGTTGCTGCTGCCCGTCTGGGCCGGGATCACCTGGCAGCAGGTGGGGGTGTGGCACAGTGCGGAAAGCCTGTGGCGTCAGGCGGCGGCGGTTTCCCCGCACCACTTCTATCCCCGGTTGATGGTGGGGGACGCCCTGATCGACGCCGGTCGATTCGAGGAGGCCGAAGGGGAGATCCGGGAGGCGTGGCGTTTGCTGGATCATCGGGTCCATCCCCTGGTGATGGTCAAACTGGCGGAGGTGGCGCTGCTTCGGGGGGATGTGGAGAGTGCCGCCAAGCGTTACAACACCGGTTTCGGGCTGCCCGTCGACAGCCCGGAAGGTCTGTTTCGTCTGGGGCGGCGTCTGCTGCGCAACGGCCATGCCCCCCAGGCCGAAAAAGCCTTTCGGGAGGTGCTGGCGCGTCTGGAACGACAGGGTTTCCCCCCCGGTGTCGAAGGATTGCGCGGCGAGACGCTGTTTCATCTGGCCCGCATCCAGCTTCGGCGGGGAGAGATCCGGGCGGCGGAGGAGGCGTTGCAGCAGGCCCGACGGCTTGTTCCCGATAAAGGCCGGGATTGGTGTAACGAAGTGAACCGGGAGGGGGGGAACACCCAAAATACTTCCCAGATTCCCTGTAATCCGCAATAAAACGGGACGAAGTACTTTTCGGCAGGATCCTTTTTGGATAAGCTGCATTCCGACAACAAAGCGTTGCAATAAACCTTTTGAAGAGTAAGGATGCGGAACATGGGGAACTTGCCATTTGCCGGTGAAGCCGTGGCGCTTTCACCGGAGGGTTTGTCGACAGCGTGCCACACGTTGGGGGTGGAGGCGGCGGTATTGTGGGCCGTGCTGCAGGTGGAGACCTCCGGGGTGGGTTTTCTGCCGGACCGGCGACCGGGGATCTTGTTCGAGCGGCATATATTCTCCCGCCGCACCGGGGGGCGTTTCGACGCCGGCCATCCGGGGGTGAGCCAACCGCAGGCCGGGGGTTACGGTCCCGAGGGGGCGGCCCAGTATGACCGGCTGGCGGAGGCGCTAGCCTTGGATCGCCGTGCGGCATTGGAGAGCGCCTCCTGGGGATTGGGGCAGGTGATGGGCTTCAACGCGGGAGTGGCGGGATACGCCGGGGTGGAAGAGCTGGTTGCGGCCATGATGCAGGGCGAGGATGCCCATGTGGCGGCCATGACGGCTTTCATTCGGAAGAACGGGTTGGCTCGGGCTCTGGCCGGACGGGATTGGGCGTCGTTCGCCAGGGGCTACAACGGTGTGGATTATGCGCGCAACGCCTACGACCGGAAGCTGGCCGAGGCTTACGGAAAGCTGACGCGCAACGGGCTGCCCGATCTGACGGTGCGGGCGGTACAGCTCTATCTGACCTACCTGGATTACGATCCGAAGGGTGTGGATGGTTTCGTGGGGCGCAACACCCGTTCGGCGGTGGCGGCGTTTCTGGCCGATGCCGGGTTGCCGGGGGATACGGCGATGGCGGGGGTTCTGAAGTCGTTGTGCGACCGGTTGGGGTAAAGTCAATTGCCAATCGCGGCGCGACAGGCCATCATGGGGACCGAGGTGTGGGCTTTTGAACCGGAAGGGGTGGTGGCGATGAAGACGGGACGATGGATGGTGCTGGCGGGGGTGTTTCTGGGAGGGTGTTCCGCCCTGGGCACGACGCTGAACAACACGACGGAGATGTTGTGTCGTCGGGAGTATCGCACCCACCCGGAGGTGGTGGAGTGTATCGATCAGGCCAACCGGGCCAAGGCCGCCAAGGAGCGCCAGGTCAAAAAACAGGAGGAGGAGATGAAGGCCGCCGGGAAGCAGCCCTGAGAATCTTTCCAACTCTTTATGAACAGAGGGGGTTGTAAAGCGCCCTCTGTTCAATAGATATATTTTTATTTTCTTTTCAATATTTTATCTTTTAAGTATCAAAAAAAGGAAATGTTCTATCCTTTGACTTTTCATTTATCATTCATAGGGATTGTCCCAACCCATTGCAGCGCCGTTTTGCAATTGGCTCGACAAACAGAGTTTGGAAGTCTGAGGGGAAGCGTCTCCTCGGTATTGGAACGGAACGAGGGTGGGGAATGAGCGCATACCGGGGTATGAGGTGGTTCAAATGCGATCTCCATGTTCATACCCCGGAGGATGGCAGTTGGAGGGATGCCGAGACCAGACTGGGAGACCCGCGAAGAATCAAGAAGGAAGGTACTTTCGACGAGACGGATGTTCAGGAAAAGGCCCGGAAATTCCTGATCCGTTGCCA belongs to Magnetococcales bacterium and includes:
- a CDS encoding GTP cyclohydrolase I FolE2, whose translation is MPDEFAPEGELVDVQSREDDRRLAIDKVGVKDIQYPIVVKDRREGSQHTIASVDMFVRLPHHFKGTHMSRFLEVLAEYDHAFSVESLPDLLGKIRERLDSRAAHVELRFPYFMRKFAPVTGASALMDYRVRFLGDLDGSDYRLTLEVTVPVTTLCPCSKEIADFGAHNQRSQVKVAVRFTGFVWVEELIELVERNASCELYPILKRPDEKLVTEKAYLNPRFVEDMVRTVAAELDADPRIASFTVEAENFESIHNHSAYAFIARE
- a CDS encoding PIN domain-containing protein; translation: MIVMRFLDTNILLYSISRMENESRKRRIAIEMLDRDDSVLSVQVLQEFYVQATRSTRIDALSHEIASGLIRTWLRFHIQENSVAVLQGALEIKARHGFSYWDSAIIAAARASGCRELYSEDLSHGREVEGITLLNPFRES
- a CDS encoding tetratricopeptide repeat protein, which codes for MNPRRALGVAALVLLPLLLYGRSWGYGYINFDDTLHLQHAAPLHQGLSPESLVWALTNREHAIWTPVTWLSFLLEWSVSGGDPGVSHAINLVLHLANSLLVFGVMQRLLPGFWAAAWVAMAFAVHPLHVEAVVWVIERKEMLAALFGLLALRSWLIAVERAGAMPPRQGLPSLWLALSLAAKPMWITLPFILILLDFWPLQRLDRRSVISRVWEKRALFSLSLLSLVVGGWAAQGSYSSIPTLYNLANAAQSYWIYLGKSLFPPQLAIFYPHGEEGVSLALGVMAALALLLLMLALWRQARQWPGALTGFYWFVGALLPVSGVVQVSFKAMADRFTYMPHLGLFLAMAFVGGRSRLAAFAGVLLLPVWAGITWQQVGVWHSAESLWRQAAAVSPHHFYPRLMVGDALIDAGRFEEAEGEIREAWRLLDHRVHPLVMVKLAEVALLRGDVESAAKRYNTGFGLPVDSPEGLFRLGRRLLRNGHAPQAEKAFREVLARLERQGFPPGVEGLRGETLFHLARIQLRRGEIRAAEEALQQARRLVPDKGRDWCNEVNREGGNTQNTSQIPCNPQ
- a CDS encoding DUF3380 domain-containing protein, with the protein product MGNLPFAGEAVALSPEGLSTACHTLGVEAAVLWAVLQVETSGVGFLPDRRPGILFERHIFSRRTGGRFDAGHPGVSQPQAGGYGPEGAAQYDRLAEALALDRRAALESASWGLGQVMGFNAGVAGYAGVEELVAAMMQGEDAHVAAMTAFIRKNGLARALAGRDWASFARGYNGVDYARNAYDRKLAEAYGKLTRNGLPDLTVRAVQLYLTYLDYDPKGVDGFVGRNTRSAVAAFLADAGLPGDTAMAGVLKSLCDRLG